CTTGATCTGCCTTGTGGCTGTGTGGGTTCTGGGCCGAGTTGCCGGGTTGGACCGCCGGGCCGCGCTGGCTGGCGGTATGCTGCTGCTCTGCGCGCCCATTTTTGCGCCGCTCTCCACCTTTACAGGGCCGGAAGCTTTGGCCGCAGCAGTGACCCTGCTTTCCCTCGCCTGCCTTTGCCACGGCTGGCAGCAGCCGGGCACGACCATCACCCTGCCTCTGGGCTTTGCACTGGCGGCATTGGCTGGCCTGACAGGTGGCCTTTTTAATCTGTTGCTGCCAGTGCTTGCCAGCCTGGCCTTTCTGCTCTGGCGTTGCGGATTTCGCCGCGCGCAAAAGGCGGACGGCCTCGTGGGTTTTGTGCTCATGCTGGTCATGATCGGTTGCTGGCTTGCTGTTGTCATGCTCTGGCATCAGCCGGAAGGATACCTCAAGAATCTTGGCACCCAGCTTGTGACATGGCCCATCACCAAGGCCACTTGGTGGAAGCCCCTCGCCTTTGCTGCTCTGGGCCTGCTGCCCTGGCTGGCTGTCATCTGCGGTGTTTCCTGGGCGCGAGTGCTGCGCACCGCCCCTGCTGATCTTGCCGCCTCCCGCAAGGAAAAGGCCGGAATGGCCTTTTTGTGGATAGCCCTTGTGTTCGCCTGCCTGCTGAGTATTTTTGCCGCCGACATGGTGGGCGCTGCCGTATGCACAGCCAGCCTGGCGGCCCTCCTGCTGGGCAAGGCGCTGCTGCGCCTGCCCCCTGCCGGAGCCAAACTGTTCTACATCATCGCGGCCCTGTGCCTGCTGCACGCCAGTATGGCGCTGGTGGCAGCCGGTTTTGGCTACACGCTTGACTGGCTTGGCAAGTTCTTCCACTTTACGCTTACAGAAAGCCAGCGCACCGCCGTGCTTGGACTCAAGGCCCTGCCCGTGCTTGGCGGCATTGGCATTGTGGCGGCAGTACTGCTTGCCCGTCTTGTGCGCCGTGGCGCGCATGGCGGCACCAGCGGCTCGCTCGTGATGTGCGCGGTCATTGCGGTTATTCTGGCCCAGCCCGCATCGCTCATGCTCATGCCGCAGCTGGAAAAAACTCCCGAGGCTCAGGTAAAGAACCTGAGCGCCATCCTGACGCCCGCTCCAGTTGCCCCGGCGGTTCTGGCTCCTGAGGCGACTCCGGCCCCCGCGCCTGAAGCCCCCGCAGCAGCGCCTGCCGATACTCCCAAACTTGAACCCGCCGCCCCGGCAACCGCGCCTGAAACCGCACCCGCTGCTCCGGCTGAAAAACCCGCTCCAGTGCAGGAACCTGCAGCCCCCGCCGCTACACAGCCCGCGGAAGCGTCTGCTCCCCAAACTGCGGCACCTACGGGCCCAACAACTCCGGCTGAAACCCCGGCAGCAGCGCCTGCGCCGACGCCTGCCGACGCAGCCAAGGAACTCGCCAAGGAAGTTGTCAAGGAAGTCGCCCCCGCTGCACCTTCAGAGCAGGCCCCTGCGGCGCAACCAGAGCAACCCAAGGAAGCGCCTAAGGCTCCTGCAAACTAGCTTCAAATACATCAGCCCGGCACAGACCGCGCTCACAATACCAAGGCCCCTCTCACGAGGGGCCTTTTCTATGGCATTGAGATTCAGAACGCTCCCTGCGGGGAGGCCACACACCAGCGGCCGTCTTATGGTGCAGAACATTTGGGCATCGCCTTTGCCTTCGTTTGCAGACAATGGGCGCTGCTGACCAACTCCAGCAAAAAAAAGGCCCCGGGATAACCGGAGCCTTTCATCAATCTTTTTTGTGCCCGTGCTGCGGGCATGGCGCTGAATACCCTATTTGTTTATGGGCGGCACATCGCCACCAGCTTTAAGCATGGTGCCAAGGTGACGCCGGGCAAGGGCAAGCTCGCCTTCTGAAACTTCGGGCATGTCCTTGGAGCGCGCGCCGCTCATGTCGTTGCCTTCTTCCACAATGGAAAGAGCGGCGGCCATGCGGCCCATGACGCAGAAAAAGCGCACTGGATTCCAGTTATGCGCCTGCACCCAGGCAGCGGCGTTGGGCGAATAGAGAAAATCCGCCTTGTTGTTGCGCATGATGGGGTGGGCTTCTTCATTGTTGCCCTTGGCCCATGCCCGGAACTGCGGCAGAAGTTCAAGAAAGTCCAGCAGTTCCTTGTCCGTCACCGGGGGCTGTTTTTCATACACATTAACGATTGGGCTTGGGGCTGGCTGCTCCGCCTTTTTCTTGGCGGCAGGAGCCTGTGCGGCCTCGGCCATGCCGGGGGCAACAACCACCAGCGGCAGGGCCAGCACCAATGCCGCAAAAACACCGCAGAGAGATGAAATTTTATTCATTCAATACCGAACCGCGCTAAATTTCGAGAGTCTGTCCATATTATGGTAAGACTCCACATATCGCAGGGTGCCGGTTTTGCCGCGCAAAACCAGCGAATGGGTAACGGCGTACTTGGCACTGTAGCGCACGCCCCTCAAAAAATCACCGCCGGAAATACCCGTGGCGGCAAAGAAGCAGTCATCGCTGCGCACCAGATCATGCACCGTGAGCACTTCGCGCGCGTCAATGCCCGCCTCGGTGATAGCTTCTTTTTCCACATACGACTGGGGATCCAGACGGGCCAGAATCTGCCCGCCCATGCCCTTGATGGCGCAGGCAGACAACACGCCTTCGGGGGTGCCGCCCGTTCCCATCATGATATCAACCTCGGAACGGGGATCAACGGCCATGAGCGCGCCGGCCACGTCGCCGTCGGTTTGCAGCTGAATGCGCGCGCCAGCCTGGCGGATTTCCGTAATAAGCTTTTCATGCCGGGGCTTGTCGAGCACAAAGACCACAAGGTCCTGCACGCTCTTGCCCATGGCCTTGGCCACGTTGGCAAGATTGACCTTTACCGGCGCATCGAGATCAACCACGTTGCGGGCCTCGCGGGGCACCACCAGCTTCTGCATGTAGTAGCTGGGGCCGGGGTTGAACATGCTGCCGCTGGGGGCTACGCCCACCACCGAAATGGCGTTGGGGCGGCCATAGGCCAGCAGATTGGTGCCTTCCACAGGATCAACGGCCACGTCCAGGCTGGGGCCGCAGCCCTTGCCGACCTTTTCGCCGTTAAAGAGCATGGGGGCATTGTCTTTTTCGCCCTCGCCGATAATGACCAGGCCATCAATACTGAGGGTGGCGAAGCTGACGCGCATGGCGTCAACGGCGGCGCCGTCACCGGCTTCCTTGTCTCCCCGACCGAGCCAGCGGGCCGATGCAAGGGCCGCAGCCTCGGTAATGCGAACAATGTCCAGAGCCAGATTTTTCTCCGGTGCTTCCGCCATGATATCCTCCACTCAGATCAGCGTTGTGCAACACATTGCTCTTACCCCAGTGCGTTGCGGGCTTCAAGGAAAAACCCCCGCCCTTGGGGGCGGGCCATGCGGCAACCCTTGCGCCGCACAGCCCTTTTCCATACTTCTTTTTATGCAGCCTAGTTATTGGGCAGGCTGAAACGCCCGGCAACGGGCGTCTGCCAGCCGCCGCCAAAGGGCATGCGGCTCATGTAAAGCGACAACGGCTCCTGGCGGCGCTTGAATTCAGCCCTGAACAGCTTGTCGCGCACTTCCATGCGCGCTGCCGAAAGCGGGCCGGATTCGGCCTCCGCAGGCTGCAACAGATCTTCAAGAATCGGATCCAGATCCTCATAGGGCAACAGGCTGTCCGAATCTTTCTGACCGGGGCGCAGCTCCGCAGAAGGAGCCTTGGTGAAAATTTCATCGGGGATGATCTCTGCCCCGCGATGGGCGTTGTACCAGCGGCCAACAGCGTACACCTGGGTCTTGCTCAGATCGCCGATAACGGCCAGCGCGCCCACGGAATCACCGTACAGGGTGCAGTAGCCCATGGCCCCCTCGCTCTTGTTGCCCGTATTGAGCACCAAGGCATTGGCCCTGTTGGCCAGCGAGGTGATAAGCGTGCCGCGTATGCGGGCCTGCACGTTTTCAAAGGTCACGTCGCCGGGCTTTTCTTCAAAAAGGTCAAGGCCGGGCTTGAGGGCGATGGCAAAAGCATCCATAAGCGGGCCAATGGGCAGGGTCACGGTGGTGATGCCCAGATTCTCCGCCAGCTTGGCTGCGTCCGTCAGCGACCCCTCGCTACTGTGGGGCGAGGGCAAAAGCACCCCAGTGACGTTTTCCGCCCCAAGGGCCTCCACCGCCACGCTGCACACCAGTGCGGAATCCATGCCGCCGGAAATGGCTACGATACCCTTCTCCACCCCGCACTTGCGCACAAAGTCCCGTGTGCCGAGCACAAGAGCGCGCCAGTAATCTTCTTCAACGCAGGCGGCCAGCGGTTCCGGGGTTTTAACAGCGCCCTGCCCGCGCGCGGTGTCCACCACGAGTACGTCTTCCTCAAAGGCCTTGCCCCGGGCAAGCAGCTGCCCTGTGGGATCAAAAACCAGACTCTGCCCGTTGTACACGCGGCTGTCGTTGCCGCCCACCATATTCACCGAAAACATATGCACATGATGCCGGGCCGCCACGTGCGAAAGCAGGTGTTCGTCCGTTTCCTGCGCGCCCACGCTGAAGGGCGCCGCCGCCATGTGCACAAGCGCGTCCACGCCGCGCTGCACAAGTTCCATCAACGGATTATGACCACTGGCGTAGCGGGTTTTCCAGAACGAAGCGTCCTCGCTCTGCGCATCCTCGCAGAGCACAACGCCGATGCGCCAGCCGCCCATGGTGACAATACCGCACGAAATGCCACGGTCAAAATAGCGGGCGTCCTCGCCTGTGGATTCGGCCACGCTGTTCTGGCCCTGATTTTGGTACACCTTGCGCGAAACAACCTGCCAGCCGCCCTTTTCAACCAACACTGCCGCGTTGGAAAGCAGGCCCGAGGCATACACGCTGGGCACAGGCGCACCCACCAGCACGGAAGGGCCATCCTTGAGTTCGGCGGCCATGATATCCAGAGCCTTGAGGCAACCCGCCGCAAAACCCTGAGCGCAGAGGTAGTGGCCGGGGGCCACGCCGCAAAGCGCCAGCTCCGGCGTCACGCACAGGTTTGCTCCTGCGGCTCCTGCCTGACGGGCGGTGCTGATGATACGTTCCAGATTTCCGGCCACGTCGCCGGTAACGGTATTGCACTGCAATAGGGCGATTTTCATGCCAATGCCTCCCCCAGGTTACAAGTAGTTGTGTAAGGGGCCGCCCGGCGCTGCCAGGGCTTCCACCTTGCGTATGACCGCCGGTTCCTCTTCCAGTGGGGGGGCATGGAAGGGCTTCAGGCGTGCGTCGATGACCAGCGGCGCTTCGCACGACCAGTGCCTGGCCCGTGTGGCGGCATGAGCGCCATACACGTCTGTGGCCGGGTCTGACCGGGTAAAGGCCACCCACAAAAAATTATCCAGATTCGCGGCGCAAAAGTCCGCATCGTCCGCAACTATCACAAGCGGGAAGGTCTCGCGCCCCGGCCACTGGGCCAGAGCCTGCGCAAGCGCTTCCATCTGTGGGTCGGGCTGGCTGCGACCATTGGCATGCCTCGGCCCGCCAATGGCAACAAGGCCGGGGCCGCACATGCGCACCGGGCCAAAACCATCCGGCAGGGTCGGCAGGTCTGCGGCGGTGCCGGAAAGTTCGCAGCCAAGCTCCCGCCGTTTTTTACCGGCAGAGGCCCACACAAGCTTGGAGCCTTCGTTAAGGGCGCTGCCCGTGTAGTCCAGTGTATCATTGGTACTGCGGGTGATGAAGTGCAGATCGCGCGAAAAATCAACCCGCTCCAGCAAATGCCGCAAAAAGGCGGGCACATCGTGGGCGGTGAGGCCCGGCGCGTCTTCATGCGCCACAAGAAAAACATACTTTGCCAGGGCCGTCTGGGTGGTTCCAAGCAGATGCAGGCCCGCAGTGATCAGCTCGCGCGGGCGGCGCTCGTCTTCATAGGGCGTATAGCGTTCACTGCCCACGGCCAGCAGCAACGGATGCACCCCGGCTGCGTCCACGGCATGCACATCGCACACTCCCTGAAAAACCTGCGGCACCAGCGGCCCGGTGAGTTCGTGGATAAAGTCGCCAAAGACCGTATCCTCCTGCGGCGGGCGGCCCACGGCGGTAAAGGGCCAGATGGCTCCTTTGCGGTGGTAGACGGCGTCCACCTTGAGCACAGGAAAGTCATGCGCGAGGCTGTAATAGCCCACATGGTCGCCAAAAGGCCCTTCAGGCTTGCACTTGGGCAGCATGTGCCCGCTGATGCAAAAATCCGCTTGCGCGAGCACCGGCAGGGGCAGACCCGGCACTGCGGCCATCTCTGTGCGCCTGCCGCCGAGCAATCCGGCAAAGCGCAATTCAGAAAGTCCTTCGGGCAGGGGCATGACCGCAGCCACGGTGAGGCTGGGCGGCCCACCCACATAAATATGCACGGGCAGAGGTTTGCCCATTTCCAGCGCGCGGGCGTGGTGCGCCCCTATGCCCCGGTGAATCTGATAATGCAGGCCTACTTCATCCGGCGCGTATTCGTTGCCGCCAAGCTGCACTCGGTACATGCCGAGGTTGGAGGCGTCCGCGCCAGGCTTGGCGGGGTCTTCGCTGTACACCAGCGGCAGGGTAATAAAGGGGCCGCCGTCCATGGGCCAGCAAACAAGCTGGGGCAGGTCGGCCAGTTTGCACTGGCATTCCAGCACCGGGGCCGCTGCCGCAGCCTGTTCTGCGCGCACCCGGCTCACGCTCGGCAGCATGTTCAGCAGACCGGGCACGGCCTTGAGCGACTGCAAGGGGTGCTTCATGGCTGCTGCGGGGTCGGCCTTGGCGGTCAGCACAGCCTCCACCGCAGGCAGGCTGCGGCGAAAAATAAAATGCAGGCGCTCACGCGTGCCAAAAAGATTGGAGAGCATGGGAAAGGGCGTGCCCTTGACCCGCGTAAACAGCAGGGCCGGAGCCTTGGCGCGAAAGGCGCGCCGCTGGATGGCGGCCAGTTCCAGATGCGGATCGACTTCGGCGTCAATGCGCACCAGATGGCCATTGGCCTCAAGGTCGGCCACGCATTCCTGAAGATTGCGATAACTCATGAATGCGTCCCTTCCCCGCAGGCTCCGGCTGCTCCGGCAACTGCGTCAAATGATGGCTGTATGCCGGCAAGCGTTCGCTCGCCAGCCAGCATGGCCCTGAAATCTGCCAGGATCTGCGCATGGTCAAACACCAGCGGCTGCGGCAAGGCATCCAGAGGATAATACGCCGCATGGGCCGCATCATCCCCGGCGCACAAGGCTTCGGGATTGCGCGGCCTGCCTGTGAAAGCCACGGTCAGCGTGTGCTGGCGAGGGTCACGGTCAGGCCTGGAATACACGCCCAAAAGCCCGGTCAATTCCACATCCAGCCCGGTTTCTTCTCGCATTTCGCGCACTGCGGCGGTTTCCGCGCATTCGCCTTCTTCAATAAAACCGCCCGGCAGGGCATAGCCCACGGGTTCGTTGGCGCGGCTGATGATGACCACCCCGCGATCAGGCGAATAGATAACCACGTCCGCCGTGGGCGTGGGGTTTTTATAGCTGGAATACGACTTGCCGCAATGCGGGCAGACAACCTGGCGTTTCATGCGTTCTCCGTATGGTTCGCGCCATTACGCGCAACTGAGGCATACTAAGCCAGCATGCCCCGCGCCGCAAGCGCCGGGAGCAAATGCCGCTGTGCAGCCATTTGCTGTCATTCGCGGCGATTGACAAAAAAGTATGGAAGCCATACCAAAACGACATGAAAAATGACTGCCATAAAAAAACCACCGTTGAACTGCGCATCCAGAAATCCATGATCAAAACTCTTGGGCATGCAGCCGCCCATGCCACGCGCAGTGCGCCGGTCAGCATCTCGCTGCTGGGCATAGTGACCCGGTTTTATGAGCTTGAGCGCCAGTGCAGCAAATTTGGCACAGATGTGGACATCCATCTGGCGGAAATTCACACAATTATGGCCATCCACAACAATGAAGGCATCCATGTGGGTGGACTGGCCGAGCAACTGGGCGTTACCAAGGGCAGCGTTTCTGAGCTGTTGCGCAGGCTGGAGCGCAAGGGCCTGGCCTACAAGGCCAAAGATCCGCTTAAAATGACCCGTCTGAATGTATTTTTGACGGAAAAGGGCAAGGCAGCACATAAACAGCACATGGATTTTCATTCTCAGCTTGATTGCATGGTGGACGATGCCATGGGAACACGCAAGCAGGATGAAGTCGCTGATATTGCTGATTTTCTTGAAAAACTCCTTGCGAGGCTGAACACGGTGGAGGTCAAGTAGGCTTTTTCTGGTCATTAATGTTCGGCATCCATACATTATCCAGATCGACGGAATTTTGGTCACATGCGAGGCACTATGAACACTGACAAGGGTACTGCTTTTAATGGTCTAGTTTCTGGACAGAGCTACGATATTTTTGCCCGGCTGGTCGGGCTGGATGCTTCTTTTTATGCGGCGGCGGTCAAGGGTTTGGCGCTTGGCCCGGAAATGTCGGCTCTGGATCTTGGCTGCGGCACAGGTTCCCTGACTTTTGCGCTTGCCGCGCAATCCTCGCCCCAATGCCGCATCCATGGCCTTGACCTTGCCGAAAACCAGATCGCCCGCGCACAATATCGCCAGAAAGATTATCCCAACAACATTCATTTCAGCGTAGCGTCCATGGACGAAGCGTGCTTTCCTGACGGCACGTTCAGTATCATCATGACCGCCATGGCGCTGCATGAGGCAAATCCCCTAGCGCGGCGCACCGCCATTGCCAATGCCGCGCGAATGCTTGCCCCTGATGGCATTTTTCTGCTGGTGGATATTGCCCGCCCACGGCTGCGGGGCCTGGGCCTCTTGCTCTATCCCTTTGTCATGACTTCGGCAAAACATAAGGATGGCCTGACTGAAGCTTATGCTGAAATCTGCGCCGCGCACGGCCTGTCCCGGCGTGAAGACGGATATTTAAATTCTCTGGTGCGCAGGCAGGTTTTTGTAAAAAACGCGGCCTCCGCCGCATAGCCCGTCAGGAAGTCACTCCAGCGTAAAACCCGCGGCTTCAAGGGCTGCGGCACTCACAGCACCGGCCCGCACTATCCGCAGCCGCACTGCCCCGCCATCCTCGCCGCTCAGCGGCTCCACCACGGTTGACGGCAAGCCGCCAGCGGGCAGCGGCCCACCAAGAGCCAATGGCAGGAAAAGTTCTGCCTTTGCAGCCTGTGCCGTGCATCCGGCAAGGCACGGCATGCTCTGCGCCATGCGGCGCAAGGCTTCCAGCAAGGCAGGATCAAGCTCTTGCGGGGTGCACACTGGCGCACCGCCGCTGAGGTTGGCGCTGCTTGCCGTAAGCGCGCCGCCTGCCTGCTCCGCCAGCTGCGCAGCCAGTGGATGGGGCGTCACGCGCACCGCCGCAAGCCCTTGCCCGTTGACCAGTGCCGGGGGCAGACAGGAGCGCGCGGGCAGCAAAACCGTGAGCGGGCCGGGCCAGAAGGCCAAAAGCCCCTTGGGCATGGCGGCCAGTTCCGCCACGGCGTCCACCTGCGCCGCATGCGCCGCCAGCAAGGGCAAGGGTTTGTGGACGGGCCGCTGCTTCAACTGATACACCCTTGCCACGGCTTCCGCGTTGGCGGCAAGGCAGCCCAGCCCGTAAAACGTCTCCGTAGGAAACACGAGCGCGCCGCCGTTACGCAAAAAACGCGCCGCAGCCGCAAGCTCCATCCCGGCATCCGGGCTGGGACAGCGTTCAGACGCGCCATCCGCCATATTTAACGAAGCATGAGAAGACATGACTGGCAAACCCTTGAAATACATAAGTGTGGGCAAACTGAAAACGCCGTTCTGGAAGGATGCCGCAGCCCACTACACCACGCGCATCACCCGCTGGCGCAAGCTGGACATAACCGAAGTGCGCGACGGCGATTCCGCCCTGCCGCAGGATCAGCGCAACGCCCTTGAAGGACGCCGCATCATTGAGGCCCTCGACCCGCAGGACATAGCGCTCGTTCTTGACGAACGCGGCCAGCACCTCACCTCGCCCCAGCTGGCTGACCTGCTGCGCCAGATGGATCACGATGCCCGAGGCAGAGCCTGCTTTATCGTGGGCGGCGCATGGGGGCTGGATGAAGCCGTGCGCCAACGCGCCAGCCGATGCATCAGCCTTTCGCACATGACCCTGCCGCACGAGCTGGCCCGAGTAGTGCTGCTTGAGCAGCTTTATCGGGCGGAATGCATTTTGCGCAAGGTTCCGTACCACCACTAGGCAATACGCATGCGGCGGCCCGCAAGCGCAACCGCCTACAACACTTCGTAAATCCTGGCGAACACGTTGTCGTACACCAGCTTGAAATAAGGCGAGACGCGCGGATCCTGCGGGTCGCCCACCAAAAGCTGCACCATCAGCGAATTGTACAAGCCCGCATCCATGGCAAGTTTTTCGTCCGTTACGCGGTTGAAAAGAAAGTTGATGTTGCGGCGCTTGGAAAGAAATTCGTGCTGCTCCTCGGGCGTTGCCGAAGGATGCGCGTCAAACCAGTCCTGAATATAGTTGCGGCGCGTCACGCCGGTCTCTTCAAACACGCTGATGGATGATGCATAGATGGCGCTGCTGTTGCCCTCAAGCCGCACTTCGCCCGAATCAAGCTTGTAGGCAAGGGCCTGCGGCACGATGGAAAGCGCCCCGCCTTCGCCCGCACGGGTAACAAAATTCCAGTTGCCGAAGTTGCTTATCCAGAAGCCAAGCCGCAGCATTTCAAAGCTCACCACCACATAGAGCCGCCCCTTGTTTTCAATGAGCGGGGTTTCGGGCGAGCGCAGCCTGTCCATGAGGGCCTGCGCGCCTTCCCCGTCCAAACCTTCAAACACATTGCCCGGCTCGTTGCCGCACTGGGCCGTATAGCGGATGATCTGGCGCGCAAAGCGCGGATTGTCTGTGGCAAAAACCGCTGCGGGCAGATAGAGGGACGGCCCCGCATGCTGCGCGCCATCAGCAATGGTCTGCCGCTGGGCAAAATGGTTGGCGGCATAGCCCCAGTCCCACCACAGCCAGAGCATGGCGTCGGGCGGGGTCATGGCCTTGGCGCGCGAGAGGGCTTCTGCATGGCGCCGGTTGATGATTGGCCCCTGCGACATGGCCGGGATCATATCTGCAAAGGGCGCTACCAGCAGGGCCAGCAACACGCCGCTGGTCAGAATGCCCGCCACTGCGCCGCGCAGATCCACGCGCAACAGCCTTTGCAACAGCCAGTAAAAGGGCAAGGTGAGCCCAATGGCCATGATGGGCGCGCCAAACATGACCATGCGCCCTCCCATCTTGACGCTCAGGATACCCAGCCCTGCCAGCGGCAGCAAAAAGAGCGCGCCCGGACGGCGTATGACCACCAGGGCAAAACCCAGCAGGCCAAGCACCGCCGCTTCCATCCAGGGATGGAAGTAGGGGAAAATCTCAATGATGCCCAGGTCCTGCACTTCAATGATGGACTGCGCCACCGAGGGATATTCCAGCGAAAGCCCGCCGCCAGTGCTTTTCACATCGCCCGTGTGTTTCACATAGGCATTGATGTGGTTCACAATGGACGTAAGAATTTCGCCCTGAAGCATCAAAAAGCCAACGCCCGCCAGCAGAAGGGCCAGCAGCCAGGGGCGGCACAGCAGGCGGCGCAGGCGGTAGCCTGTCTTCGTGCCCGCAGCCAGCAGCAGCAAGCTGAAACTGAGACCCCACGGCCCCGCCAGCGTAGGCAAGGCGTAGGCCATGCTGCCCAGAAGCAGCAGAGCGCGCCGCCCGCGCGGGGCCATCACCATACTCATAAAGGCCAGCAAGGCCACATTGTAGCGGATCAGATACGGAAAAACAGAATGCCATTCCTGCGTCCACCATGAGATGACGCCGGAACAGCCAAGCAAGACAACCCACTGCCAGCGCAGGGGATTACCCATGTGCTCCGCCTGTTTGAGGCGCGGCGTCCAGTGCCCCTCGGGCTGATTGCGGGAAAAAAGGCGGCGCAGGTTCATCACGCCGGAAGTCATGGAAAGACGGCGCAGCACCATACCCGGCAGCAGCATATAGCGCATGGCCCAACTGGCCGGGGCAAGGGTCATGAGCAGGGGGAAGAACAGGGTTACGAGGTCGGTATCGTAAAATCCCAGCAGGGTGCGGGCCAGAAAGCCCGGCGCAATGGACGTGAGTATGCCTGCGGCAACGCCCGCTTCAATGCTGCCCAGCGCCCACACCCAGGCAAAGGCGATAACAGCCACAAAGCTTGCCAGCAAGGCAGGGAACCAGAAGGCCACGGCAGCGGGGGAAGTGCCCACGAGGTCGGACATGGCCTTGAGCATCACAGCCATGGGATGCCCGACGGCAAGGCCGAAATCTTCCGCCCCGGCCACCCATGTATAGGCATCGTGCGTGGCCAGAAGCCACTCGTTGCCCAAGCGATATTCCGGATTTTGCCAGCAGGGCCATTCCAGCATGCGCAGGGCAAAGGCAAGGGCAAGTGTCACAAGCCCCCAGAACAGCCCCCGCGCCCAATACCGCGCAGAAGGCAGCGAACGTTTGCCGTTGTGCAGCCCTGCGCCGCCAGTGGGCAACAGCGCCCCGCCGTGGGCGGCTTGTGGGGCGGCGGGCTGCTCCTCACAGGCGGATTCCGCAGCAGGCAGCGTTTCCGATTCGGGTTGCGGCTGCCCGGTGCGCCGGATTTCGTCTGCATCGTTTCCGGCAGGCGCGGCGCTGGCAGAGGCATGGGCTGCGGGGTGCATGGCGTTCTCCGTAAGAATCATGGTCCTGTTCATACAGGCATGCAGATGACGACAAAAAACTGTGCGGCGGTTCCTGGGCAATTAACGCGCAGAACAACCCCCTGCGCGGTTCGCCACAGAGCTTTCGGCAGGATTTGCGGGCAAATCCTTGTCAGAACATTCAGGTATA
This region of Desulfovibrio sp. genomic DNA includes:
- a CDS encoding STT3 domain-containing protein translates to MNRTMILTENAMHPAAHASASAAPAGNDADEIRRTGQPQPESETLPAAESACEEQPAAPQAAHGGALLPTGGAGLHNGKRSLPSARYWARGLFWGLVTLALAFALRMLEWPCWQNPEYRLGNEWLLATHDAYTWVAGAEDFGLAVGHPMAVMLKAMSDLVGTSPAAVAFWFPALLASFVAVIAFAWVWALGSIEAGVAAGILTSIAPGFLARTLLGFYDTDLVTLFFPLLMTLAPASWAMRYMLLPGMVLRRLSMTSGVMNLRRLFSRNQPEGHWTPRLKQAEHMGNPLRWQWVVLLGCSGVISWWTQEWHSVFPYLIRYNVALLAFMSMVMAPRGRRALLLLGSMAYALPTLAGPWGLSFSLLLLAAGTKTGYRLRRLLCRPWLLALLLAGVGFLMLQGEILTSIVNHINAYVKHTGDVKSTGGGLSLEYPSVAQSIIEVQDLGIIEIFPYFHPWMEAAVLGLLGFALVVIRRPGALFLLPLAGLGILSVKMGGRMVMFGAPIMAIGLTLPFYWLLQRLLRVDLRGAVAGILTSGVLLALLVAPFADMIPAMSQGPIINRRHAEALSRAKAMTPPDAMLWLWWDWGYAANHFAQRQTIADGAQHAGPSLYLPAAVFATDNPRFARQIIRYTAQCGNEPGNVFEGLDGEGAQALMDRLRSPETPLIENKGRLYVVVSFEMLRLGFWISNFGNWNFVTRAGEGGALSIVPQALAYKLDSGEVRLEGNSSAIYASSISVFEETGVTRRNYIQDWFDAHPSATPEEQHEFLSKRRNINFLFNRVTDEKLAMDAGLYNSLMVQLLVGDPQDPRVSPYFKLVYDNVFARIYEVL